In a single window of the Zea mays cultivar B73 chromosome 5, Zm-B73-REFERENCE-NAM-5.0, whole genome shotgun sequence genome:
- the LOC542153 gene encoding probable protein phosphatase 2C 45 precursor, with amino-acid sequence MREEGPWGPPPPAPPPPSVRLSLSLVVLLLLLLLPGRAASFSTSCWCQGREGVAEVARMGLAGDGSADTAHLSNNENGRFIYGVASSPGKRASMEDFYEARIDDVDGEKIGMFGVYDGHGGVRAAEYVKQHLFSNLIKHPKFITDTKAAIAETYNLTDSEFLKADSCQTRDAGSTASTAIIVGDRLLVANVGDSRAVISKGGQAIAVSRDHKPDQTDERQRIEDAGGFVMWAGTWRVGGVLAVSRAFGDKLLKQYVVADPEIKEEVVDSSLEFLILASDGLWDVVTNEEAVAMVKPIQDPQEAANKLLEEASRRGSSDNITVVIVRFLYGTTGDKSGADKETTNDQNS; translated from the exons ATGCGCGAGGAGGGACCGTGGGGaccaccaccaccagcaccaCCACCTCCATCCGTGCGCCTCTCGCTCTCGCTGGtggtgctcctcctcctcctcctgctccCGGGGCGGGCGGCCTCCTTTTCCACCTCCTGCTGGTGCCAGGGCCGGGAGGGCGTCGCGGAGGTGGCGCGCAtggggctcgccggggacgggTCGGCGGACACCGCCCACCTCAG TAATAATGAAAATGGGCGGTTCATTTATGGAGTTGCGAGTTCTCCTGGTAAAAGAGCATCGATGGAGGACTTCTATGAGGCAAGAATAGACGACGTTGATGGAGAGAAAATTGGAATGTTCGGTGTATATGATG GTCATGGAGGAGTCCGAGCAGCTGAGTATGTTAAGCAGCACCTTTTCAGCAATTTAATCAAACACCCAAAGTTCATCACTGATACCAAGGCTGCTATCG CCGAAACTTACAACCTCACAGATTCAGAATTTCTGAAAGCTGATAGCTGTCAAACTCGAGATGCTGGCTCAACTGCCTCAACAGCTATTATTGTAGGTGACCGTTTGCTTGTTGCAAATGTTGGAGATTCTAGAGCCGTTATTTCTAAAGGAGGACAAG CGATTGCGGTTTCAAGGGATCACAAACCTGATCAGACAGATGAGAGACAAAGAATTGAGGACGCAGGGGGCTTTGTTATGTGGGCTG GGACATGGCGAGTGGGTGGTGTTCTTGCTGTCTCTCGCGCATTTGGTGATAAACTCTTGAAGCAGTATGTTGTCGCTGACCCTGAAATCAAG GAGGAGGTGGTCGACAGCTCCCTTGAATTCCTCATCCTTGCTAGTGATGGACTCTGGGATGTTGTCACTAATGAG GAAGCTGTTGCCATGGTCAAGCCTATTCAGGACCCCCAGGAAGCAGCAAACAAGCTTCTCGAAGAAGCGTCCCGAAGGGGAAGCTCTGATAACATCACCGTTGTCATCGTCCGCTTCCTATATGGAACTACCGGTGATAAATCAGGCGCAGACAAAGAGACCACCAATGACCAAAACTCCTAA